One window from the genome of Podospora pseudocomata strain CBS 415.72m chromosome 6, whole genome shotgun sequence encodes:
- a CDS encoding hypothetical protein (EggNog:ENOG503NU56; COG:P) has translation MSYNAHQTKQAARNVAWHKSKWNIFPYSRNKYTHDSTSTAAWQSANDQDLEGHPLEGLPIGPSDDPRTPGIPLNGFGSTSRNINASGRAPDTADGQFGSGETFVGSNPLSAGEQKVTSSALNKLPAMRWRFKRSVTGDATTTPEGATADGVKKKKKESSSFFKHVEPKEPFTVRNQIQRVFFNSWINVLLIAAPVGIVIANIHSVSKIAVFVVNFMAIVPLAAILGFATEEIAFRTGETVGGLLNATFGNAVELIVAIIALADRQVVIVQTSLIGSILSNLLLVMGMCFFFGGLRRREQYFNTTVAQTSASLLALAVASVIVPTVFDRSSQSPQNDVAKLSRGTSVILLFVYCAYLFFQLKTHSMVFAEESQKVQAKPFTHPMRRSVPEGAVSQGLVAPAGIISGHGLGSEQSENEKIREMVTKPPMRSASGATQGGTVSNPGKGSVEEDNDKDEVTLHFLVAIATLAGSTVVIAICAEYMVDSISAITASGAVSEEFVGLILLPIVGNAAEHATAVTVAIKDKMDLAIGVAVGSSMQVALFIIPLLVIIGWGMGIDAMTLSFDPFQVAVLFVAVLLVNYLINDGKSHWLEGMLLMCLYAIIAICSWWYPTDGSSIAGGGNNRTLGLSL, from the exons ATGTCTT ATAACGCCCACCAGACCAAACAAGCGGCACGCAACGTGGCCTGGCACAAGTCGAAGTGGAATATATTCCCGTACTCACGCAACAAATACACACATGACTCTACCAGCACTGCAGCATGGCAGTCGGCCAATGATCAGGATCTCGAAGGCCACCCGCTGGAGGGGTTGCCGATCGGACCGTCGGATGATCCAAGGACCCCGGGAATCCCGCTGAACGGCTTCGGGTCGACGAGCAGAAACATCAATGCATCGGGACGGGCCCCTGATACGGCTGATGGCCAGTTTGGAAGTGGTGAGACGTTTGTTGGCTCGAACCCTTTGTCGGCAGGGGAGCAGAAGGTCACTAGCAGTGCGCTTAACAAGTTACCAGCGATGCGCTGGAGATTCAAACGCAGTGTCACTGGCGAtgcgacgacgacacccGAGGGGGCTACTGCCGATggcgtcaagaagaagaaaaaggagtCGAGCAGTTTCTTCAAGCATGTCGAGCCTAAGGAGCCGTTCACGGTTAGGAACCAGATCCAACGGGTATTCTTCAATTCATGGATCAATGTGTTGCTGATTGCAGCACCGGTTGGTATTGTAATTGCCAATATTCACTCTGTCAGTAAGATTGCCGTGTTTGTGGTTAATTTTATGGCAATTGTTCCCCTGGCGGCCATTCTGGGGTTTGCGACGGAGGAGATTGCGTTCAGGACGGGCGAGACTGTGGGGGGTCTATTGAATGCCACCTTTGG AAACGCAGTCGAACTGATCGTAGCCATCATCGCGCTTGCTGATCGTCAAGTCGTCATCGTTCAGACCTCCCTCATCGGCAgcatcctctccaacttACTCCTCGTCATGGGCatgtgcttcttctttggcggGCTGCGGAGACGGGAACAAtacttcaacaccaccgttGCGCAAACTTCTGCCAGCttgctcgccctcgccgtGGCCAGTGTGATCGTTCCGACAGTGTTTGACCGATCCAGCCAGTCGCCACAGAACGATGTTGCCAAGCTGTCTCGAGGCACTTCCGTCATTCTCCTCTTCGTTTACTGCGCCTACTTGTTCTTCCAGCTCAAGACGCACTCAATGGTCTTTGCCGAAGAAAGCCAGAAGGTTCAAGCCAAACCATTCACCCACCCCATGCGACGCAGCGTCCCCGAAGGCGCTGTCTCTCAGGGACTCGTCGCCCCAGCTGGCATTATCAGCGGTCATGGCTTGGGGTCAGAGCAATCCGAGAATGAAAAGATCCGGGAAATGGTGACCAAGCCTCCTATGAGGAGTGCTTCGGGAGCAACCCAAGGCGGCACCGTCAGTAATCCCGGCAAAGGCAGTGTAGAGGAAGACAACGACAAAGATGAGGTCACACTGCACTTTCTCGTTGCCATCGCCACCCTCGCGGGGTCTACGGTTGTTATCGCCATTTGTGCAGAGTACATGGTTGACTCCATCagcgccatcaccgccagcgGGGCTGTTTCTGAAGAATTCGTCGGCTTGATTCTTCTTCCTATCGTGGGCAACGCAGCTGAGCACGCCACTGCTGTAACTGTtgccatcaaggacaagatGGATCTTGCTAttggggtggcggtgggttCGAGCATGCAAGTGGCGTTGTTTATCATCCCCTTGCTTGTTATCAttgggtgggggatgggaatCGATGCCATGACGCTGAGCTTTGATCCATTCCAGGTGGCGGTGTTGTTTGTTGCGGTCTTGCTGGTGAATTATTTGATAAATGACGGGAAGAGTCattggttggaggggatgttGCTTATGTGTTTATATGCCATCATTGCGATTTGTTCTTGGT GGTACCCGACCGATGGGAGTAGTATTGCCGGAGGGGGGAATAACAGGACTTTGGGGTTGAGTCtttag
- the STU1 gene encoding suppressor of tub2 mutation (BUSCO:EOG09260XSR; EggNog:ENOG503NXKK; COG:S), producing the protein MAEPISEQQVIDLTNILRTDAPVDTKIQHINVAKSCIKSHYIPEPCIAPLFDALRSASSSQHGVLVNAGFGTFNHLLTRLRKQDPKGLSKEVARTGTLPLLAEKLGDHKDKIRYIATQALVTIYKVAPEQVERAVRNLAMTGKNPRAKESSLHWLLQMHQESSMPFRSYVPSLMDLLEDADATVRDTAKTTVIELFRNAPNTAKSDLKRQLKNCKVRPAIEQAIVKELIPTGSASASQADSIDEHHPRPASRPASRAALSASASSHAIDRPITPAPDSSKTSDPVEPSYVNTKSELDEILRDMHAHFEGRETEQNWMEREKNVIKLRKLVAGNAPQDFTERFLDGLRALLDGMIKAVTSLRTSLCTHGCNLIQDLARAFGPGIDPMVEILMQTFIKLAASTKKLASQQANMTVDAIISNVTTTPRIMQHIWFATQDKNVQPRLYACGWLQTILVKEAHHKHHVEHTGGLEVIEKCIKKGLGDANPGVREKARATFWKFNAIWPVRAEVIMDGLDATAQKLLRNDANNPNPVKRQPVAGGARPGLGLSKSTMEAPRPSIRDAIMAKKKAMAGTSTKNPPTRPGSAMAHFSPVRTATGSSEAPAATAPKPMAIRTRPESTTGGLSGAPMRPGRKRPEVAPRPATAGPYSVRSHDQASSEQTSPPDSRRPKSVITPKSISSSPKRTLPKPTRPNQPESNLPTPARAGTPKFASLRNTPSRIGQPLFSSPRASTVDLSVPTISVAKHTPPHDRHYEPSPLESVETLPSLSDTPSRTREEFAVPSVDDHEEIELPLPTSKPPSPAPQIVEPVSTTTSPTTLKVYEDPFTAEHSPPKPTFEAPVLEDKPVNEDAATLLRPAPVIVSTGENGDISKGSVMSPEKIKQNSRLLESGITKVKAKALDVHGFRKLQSIIRDSNNYKGLITDEKFDALLIGLFEYLESPLPNLAPEKVQDVKAQVLATIKVMLKKMRARFQPHVSRGLESLLRARSCYDGRTHMVSGLELLAGELVMLGDAGEIVMVLARMMQGLNVDDAERDSRVVSMGLHVLKEMMEQRGEGYVPSEGELEALAGLAAKCLESGESAVRMDAVLLCVVMHARVGEGRFWEAVKGVREDPKSLITYYIVRRQREGSVSASAA; encoded by the exons ATGGCGGAACCAATCTCTGAGCAGCAGGTCATCGACCTTACCAATATCCTGCGCACCGACGCCCCTGTCGACACCAAGATTCAACACATCAACGTAGCCAAGTCCTGCATCAAGTCGCACTACATCCCCGAGCCATGTATCGCGCCACTATTCGATGCCCTCCGATCTGCGTCCAGCTCTCAACATGGCGTTCTCGTTAATGCTGGGTTTGGCACCTTCAACCATCTCCTCACCCGACTGAGAAAGCAAGATCCCAAGGGCCTGTCGAAGGAGGTTGCGCGCACAGGGACATTGCCGCTGCTGGCTGAGAAACTGGGCGATCATAAAGATAAGATTCGATATATCGCGACACAGGCTCTTGTCACGATATACAAGGTGGCACCTGAACAAGTCGAGCGCGCAGTACGCAACTTGGCCATGACCGGGAAGAACCCAAGGGCAAAGGAGTCAAGCTTGCACTGGCTCCTTCAGATGCACCAGGAGAGTAGCATGCCGTTTAGGAGCTATGTGCCATCTTTGATGGATTTGCTCGAGGACGCGGATGCCACTGTTCGCGACactgccaagaccactgtCATCGAATTGTTCAG AAACGCCCCCAATACGGCCAAATCGGATCTTAAAAGGCAGTTGAAGAATTGCAAAGTTCGACCAGCTATCGAGCAAGCGATCGTAAAAGAGCTCATCCCTACCGGTTCTGCGTCAGCCTCACAAGCAGATTCGATAGACGAGCATCACCCTCGTCCTGCTTCTCGCCCAGCCTCTCGTGCAGCCCTCTCAGCCAGCGCATCCTCCCATGCCATCGACCGCCCGATTACTCCAGCTCCCGATAGCTCCAAGACCTCGGACCCGGTGGAGCCGTCATACGTCAACACGAAGAGCGAGCTGGACGAGATACTACGAGACATGCACGCCCATTTCGAGGGCAGGGAGACAGAGCAGAATTGGATGGAGCGAGAAAAGAACGTGATTAAGCTTCGCAAACTTGTCGCTGGCAATGCTCCGCAAGACTTCACTGAACGATTCCTTGATGGGCTTCGGGCACTCTTGGACGGGATGATCAAGGCCGTTACCTCGCTAAGGACGAGCCTGTGCACCCATGGATGCAATCTTATTCAGgatttggcgagggcgtTTGGCCCAGGAATCGATCCTATGGTGGAGATACTCATGCAAACGTTCATCAAGCTTGCCGCCTCGACCAAGAAACTGGCCAGTCAACAAGCAAACATGACGGTCGatgccatcatctccaatgTTACAACGACACCAAGAATAATGCAACATATCTGGTTTGCGACTCAGGACAAGAACGTCCAGCCAAGACTCTACGCTTGCGGGTGGCTTCAGACCATCTTGGTCAAGGAAGCACATCATAAGCATCATGTGGAACATACGGGAGGCCTGGAGGTCATTGAGAAGTGCATCAAGAAGGGTCTCGGGGATGCTAACCCAGGAGTAAGAGAGAAGGCTCGCGCGACGTTCTGGAAGTTCAATGCCATCTGGCCTGTGAGGGCAGAGGTTATCATGGATGGGCTCGACGCAACAGCGCAAAAGCTCTTGAGAAACGACGCCAACAATCCCAACCCTGTCAAGCGACAGCCAGTCGCAGGCGGAGCTCGACCAGGTCTCGGTTTGTCTAAGAGTACAATGGAGGCACCAAGACCGAGCATTCGCGACGCGATCATGGCCAAAAAGAAGGCTATGGCGGGGACTTCCACCAAGAACCCCCCCACACGGCCTGGTTCGGCCATGGCACATTTCTCACCGGTCAGAACGGCCACAGGATCCTCTGAAGCTcccgcagcaacagcacccaAGCCAATGGCTATCCGCACGCGACCCGAGTCAACCACTGGTGGACTTTCTGGTGCACCCATGAGACCCGGGCGTAAGAGACCCGAGGTTGCTCCTAGGCCAGCAACTGCAGGACCCTACTCGGTACGAAGTCACGACCAAGCCTCCAGCGAGCAAACCAGCCCGCCGGATTCCCGAAGGCCAAAGTCAGTAATTACCCCAAAATCCATATCATCCTCTCCGAAACGGACACTCCCTAAGCCGACCCGTCCGAATCAGCCCGAGTCGAATCTTCCAACACCCGCCAGAGCAGGAACTCCCAAATTTGCATCGCTGCGCAATACGCCTTCCAGGATTGGTCAACCCCTATTCAGTAGCCCGAGAGCAAGTACAGTGGACTTGAGTGTACCTACGATATCCGTGGCCAAACACACACCACCCCATGATAGACATTATGAGCCAAGCCCCCTAGAGTCTGTGGAAACCCTTCCCAGTTTGTCGGATACACCCTCTCGGACAAGAGAGGAGTTTGCAGTCCCGTCTGTCGATGATCACGAAGAGATTGAgctccctcttcccacaTCAAAACCACCTAGTCCCGCCCCTCAGATCGTCGAGCCagtttccaccaccacgagcCCGACTACCCTAAAGGTGTATGAGGACCCTTTCACGGCGGAACATTCTCCGCCAAAACCTACCTTTGAGGCACCCGTGTTGGAGGACAAGCCGGTCAACGAAGACGCGGCTACACTGCTCCGCCCGGCCCCGGTCATTGTCAGCACCGGCGAGAATGGCGACATCAGTAAGGGCAGTGTCATGTCCCCCGAGAAAATCAAGCAAAACTCGCGGTTGCTGGAGAGCGGAATTACTAAGGTGAAGGCCAAGGCTCTGGACGTGCACGGGTTCCGCAAGTTGCAATCCATCATCAGGGACAGCAACAACTACAAGGGCTTGATCACCGACGAGAAGTTTGATGCCCTGCTGATTGGGCTGTTTGAGTACCTCGAGTCGCCTCTGCCGAACCTTGCGCCGGAAAAGGTGCAGGATGTCAAGGCTCAAGTGCTGGCCACGATCAAGGTTATGCTCAAGAAGATGAGAGCGAGGTTTCAGCCTCACGTCTCACGGGGATTGGAGAGTTTGCTCAGGGCGAGGTCGTGTTACGACGGGAGGACGCACATGGTTAGTGGGTTGGAGTTGCTGGCCGGTGAGCTGGTCATGTTGGGGGATGCGGGGGAGattgtgatggtgttggcgaggatgatgcaGGGGTTGAATGTGGATGACGCGGAGAGGGATAGTAGGGTTGTGAGCATGGGCTTGCATGTGctgaaggagatgatggagcagaggggggaggggtatgtGCCTAGtgagggggagctggaggcgctGGCGGGGCTGGCGGCGAAGTGTCTGGAGAGTGGGGAGAGCGCGGTGAGGATGGATGCGGTGTTGCTTTGTGTGGTGATGCATGcaagggttggggaggggaggttttgggaggCGGTTAAGGGGGTTAGGGAGGATCCGAAGAGTCTGATTACTTATTATATTGTTaggaggcagagggaggggagtgtGAGTGCTAGTGCTGCTTAG